A genome region from Micromonospora inyonensis includes the following:
- a CDS encoding DivIVA domain-containing protein: protein MRIFFRRRSENVGRHHRSPRQRPARGGLYRSASCAPLRPSQVRGRSFGTTRFGRRGLDPAEVDDFLHRVAGDLAGLYAALEQVREENHRIKEALRQWQTRQASRAQNHAGR, encoded by the coding sequence ATGCGGATCTTCTTCCGGCGGCGATCGGAGAACGTTGGTCGTCACCACCGGTCGCCCCGGCAGCGGCCGGCGCGGGGCGGGCTGTACCGGTCGGCGTCCTGCGCGCCGCTGCGGCCCAGCCAGGTGCGTGGGCGATCGTTCGGTACCACCCGCTTCGGTCGGCGTGGGCTGGACCCAGCCGAGGTGGACGACTTCCTGCACCGGGTGGCCGGTGACCTCGCCGGCCTCTACGCCGCCCTGGAGCAGGTGCGGGAGGAGAACCACCGGATCAAGGAGGCGCTGCGGCAGTGGCAGACCCGCCAGGCCAGCCGCGCCCAGAACCACGCGGGGCGGTAA
- a CDS encoding mannose-1-phosphate guanylyltransferase, with product MLYAVIPAGGSGTRLWPLSRAGHPKFLHPLTGSTRSLLQATVDRLTPLTTAERTLVVTGAAHVAAVARQLTGLPEENILVEPSPRDSCAAIALAAAVIAARDPEAVMGSFAADHLIGQPDRWADTVREAVRGAERGLLMTVGITPTRAETGYGYLETGDPVDGGPLRPVVEFKEKPEVAVAEAYLRSGRHLWNASMFVWRVDVFLAELARQQPALHAGITAIAAAWGTPEQDDVLGTVWPTLPKISVDYAVMEGAATAGRVATVPGDFGWNDVGDFHTLGEVLPADERGNVVLGGDTKPGVLLHDSDDLVVVAQSGRLVAALGVRDLIVVDTHDAVLVCPRDRAQDVKKLVDDLKERGEEGHV from the coding sequence ATGCTCTACGCCGTCATTCCGGCGGGAGGCAGCGGCACGAGGTTGTGGCCGCTGTCCCGTGCCGGGCATCCCAAGTTCCTCCACCCGCTCACCGGTTCCACCCGGTCACTGCTCCAGGCCACCGTGGACCGGCTCACGCCGCTCACCACAGCCGAGCGGACCCTCGTGGTCACCGGAGCCGCGCATGTCGCGGCGGTGGCCCGGCAGCTCACCGGCCTGCCGGAGGAGAACATCCTGGTGGAGCCCTCGCCCCGGGACTCGTGCGCGGCCATCGCGCTCGCCGCTGCCGTGATCGCGGCGCGCGACCCGGAGGCGGTGATGGGATCGTTCGCGGCCGACCACCTGATCGGGCAGCCGGACCGCTGGGCGGACACGGTCCGCGAGGCGGTACGCGGCGCGGAGCGCGGCCTGCTCATGACGGTCGGCATCACCCCCACCCGGGCGGAGACCGGCTACGGCTACCTGGAGACCGGCGACCCGGTCGACGGCGGGCCGCTGCGCCCGGTCGTCGAGTTCAAGGAGAAGCCGGAGGTCGCGGTGGCCGAGGCGTACCTGCGCTCCGGCCGGCACCTGTGGAACGCGAGCATGTTCGTCTGGCGGGTGGACGTCTTCCTCGCCGAGCTGGCCCGGCAGCAGCCGGCCCTGCACGCCGGGATCACCGCCATCGCCGCTGCCTGGGGCACCCCCGAGCAGGACGACGTGCTCGGCACGGTCTGGCCGACCCTGCCGAAGATCTCCGTCGACTACGCGGTGATGGAGGGCGCGGCCACCGCCGGGCGGGTCGCCACCGTCCCCGGCGACTTCGGGTGGAACGACGTCGGCGACTTCCACACGCTCGGCGAGGTGCTCCCCGCCGACGAGCGGGGCAACGTGGTGCTCGGCGGCGACACCAAGCCGGGCGTACTGCTGCACGACAGCGACGACCTGGTGGTGGTGGCCCAGTCCGGCCGGCTCGTCGCCGCGCTCGGCGTCCGGGACCTCATCGTGGTGGACACCCACGACGCCGTGCTGGTCTGCCCCCGCGACCGGGCCCAGGACGTCAAGAAGCTTGTCGACGACCTCAAGGAGCGGGGCGAAGAAGGCCACGTCTGA
- a CDS encoding glycosyltransferase family 4 protein has protein sequence MTAGRPPRVLIDATSVPADRGGVGRYVDGLLGALGKVTGSGVDLAVVSLRTDQERYARMLPGAEVIPAPAAVAHRPARLAWEQTGLPMLAQQVGAQVLHSPFYTCPLRAGCPVTVTLHDATFFTEPEHYDKSRRTFFRSAIKTSLRRASRVIVPSKATRDELIRLLDADPTRIDVAYHGVDHAAFHAPSDEEKARVRARLGLGSSSYVAFLGAKEPRKNVPNLIRGWARAVADRTDPPALVVAGGQGHDDDIDRAVAEVPAHLRLLRPGYLRYADLPGFLGGALVAAYPSYGEGFGLPILEAMACAAPVLTTPRLSLPEVGGDAVAYTSEDPDQIATDLAALLDDESRRLALAKAGFDRAKEFTWESSAEVHIAAWTRARS, from the coding sequence GTGACCGCCGGTCGCCCGCCCCGCGTGCTCATCGACGCCACGAGTGTCCCCGCCGACCGTGGGGGCGTCGGTAGATACGTCGATGGTCTGCTCGGAGCCCTCGGCAAGGTCACCGGTTCGGGGGTGGACCTGGCCGTGGTGAGTCTCCGCACCGACCAGGAGCGCTACGCCCGGATGCTGCCGGGTGCCGAGGTCATCCCCGCGCCGGCCGCGGTGGCCCACCGGCCGGCCCGGCTCGCCTGGGAGCAGACCGGCCTGCCGATGTTGGCCCAGCAGGTCGGCGCGCAGGTGTTGCACTCGCCCTTCTACACCTGCCCGCTGCGGGCCGGCTGCCCGGTCACGGTCACCCTGCACGACGCGACGTTCTTCACCGAGCCGGAGCACTACGACAAGTCCCGGCGCACCTTCTTCCGCAGTGCGATCAAGACGTCGCTGCGGCGTGCCAGCCGGGTGATCGTGCCGAGCAAGGCGACCCGCGACGAGCTGATCCGCCTCCTCGACGCCGACCCGACCCGGATCGACGTGGCGTACCACGGTGTCGACCACGCGGCCTTCCACGCCCCGAGCGACGAGGAGAAGGCCCGGGTCCGCGCCCGGCTCGGCCTCGGCTCCAGCAGCTACGTCGCCTTCCTCGGCGCGAAGGAGCCGCGCAAGAACGTACCCAATCTGATCCGGGGCTGGGCCCGGGCGGTGGCCGACCGGACCGACCCACCGGCCCTGGTGGTGGCCGGCGGCCAGGGGCACGACGACGACATCGACCGCGCGGTGGCCGAGGTCCCGGCGCACCTGCGCCTGCTCCGCCCCGGCTACCTGCGCTACGCCGACCTGCCCGGCTTCCTCGGCGGGGCGCTGGTCGCCGCCTACCCCTCGTACGGTGAGGGCTTCGGCCTGCCGATCCTGGAGGCGATGGCCTGCGCCGCCCCGGTGCTGACCACGCCCCGGCTCTCCCTGCCGGAGGTGGGCGGCGACGCGGTCGCCTACACCAGCGAGGACCCGGACCAGATCGCCACCGACCTGGCCGCCCTGCTCGACGACGAGTCCCGCCGGTTGGCGCTGGCCAAGGCCGGCTTCGACCGGGCCAAGGAGTTCACCTGGGAGTCCAGCGCCGAGGTGCACATCGCGGCGTGGACCCGGGCCCGGTCCTGA
- a CDS encoding acetoacetate--CoA ligase, whose protein sequence is MPDVLWKPPADVLERSRIGDYLRWLRAHRGLEFTDYAELWQWSVTDLSAFWGSVWDYFQVISHTPATDVLADATMPGARWFPGATLNYAEHVLRMPGLADDDPVVIAHGQTRAPQTLTAAELREQVRRVAAGLRRLGVGTGDRVAAYAPNIPETFVLMLATTSLGAVFSSCAPEFGTRSVTDRWQQIEPTVLIAVDGYRYGDKPVDRRGEVAAIRAALPSLRHTVAIPYLDPAGTPQDGAIGWAELAAETDESLTFTPVPFDHPLYVLYSSGTTGLPKPIVHGHGGILLEHLKMLALHHDLGPGDRFFWFTTTGWMMWNFLVSGPAVGAAIVLFDGNPGHPDLGALWRLAEETGMTYLGTSPPFLLACRKAGLVPKEVADLSALRGLGSTGAPLPPEGFTWVYEAVGDNFQLQSLSGGTDVCTGFVGGVPLLPVYPGEIACRALGTKVEARSADGSPVIGELGELVITAPMPSMPVGFWNDQDGKRYREAYFDFYPGVWRHGDWITVNSRGGCVITGRSDATLNRGGVRLGTAEFYSVVEGLDEVVDSVVVHLEDADGGAGELLLFVVLGEGLELDDTLRKKIARELRTALSPRHVPDEIHQVRAVPRTLSAKKLEVPVKKILTGTPVDSAAAKGALVNPESLTAFAAFAQRRATDEDATVG, encoded by the coding sequence GTGCCTGACGTGCTCTGGAAGCCACCGGCGGACGTGCTCGAACGGTCCCGGATCGGCGACTACCTACGCTGGTTGCGGGCGCACCGGGGGCTGGAGTTCACCGACTACGCCGAGCTGTGGCAGTGGTCGGTCACCGACCTGTCAGCGTTCTGGGGCTCGGTCTGGGACTACTTCCAGGTCATCTCCCACACCCCGGCCACCGATGTGTTGGCCGACGCCACCATGCCCGGGGCGCGCTGGTTCCCCGGCGCCACCCTCAACTACGCCGAGCACGTGCTGCGGATGCCCGGCCTGGCCGACGACGACCCGGTGGTGATCGCGCACGGGCAGACCCGCGCCCCGCAGACGCTGACCGCCGCCGAGCTGCGCGAACAGGTCCGCCGGGTGGCCGCCGGCCTGCGCCGGCTCGGTGTCGGCACCGGCGACCGGGTGGCCGCGTACGCCCCGAACATCCCCGAGACGTTCGTGTTGATGCTCGCCACCACCAGCCTCGGCGCGGTCTTCTCGTCCTGCGCCCCCGAGTTCGGCACCCGCAGCGTCACCGACCGCTGGCAGCAGATCGAGCCGACGGTCCTAATCGCCGTGGACGGCTACCGGTACGGCGACAAGCCGGTCGACCGGCGGGGCGAGGTGGCCGCCATCCGGGCCGCCCTGCCGTCGCTGCGGCACACCGTCGCGATCCCGTACCTCGACCCGGCCGGCACGCCGCAGGACGGGGCGATCGGCTGGGCCGAGCTGGCCGCCGAGACCGACGAGTCGCTGACCTTCACCCCGGTGCCCTTCGACCACCCGCTTTACGTGCTCTACTCCTCCGGCACCACCGGCCTGCCCAAGCCGATCGTGCACGGCCACGGCGGCATCCTGCTGGAGCACCTGAAGATGCTCGCCCTGCACCACGACCTCGGTCCGGGCGATCGGTTCTTCTGGTTTACCACCACCGGCTGGATGATGTGGAACTTCCTCGTCTCCGGTCCGGCGGTCGGCGCGGCGATCGTGCTCTTCGACGGCAACCCGGGCCACCCGGATCTCGGCGCGCTGTGGCGGCTGGCCGAGGAGACCGGCATGACGTACCTCGGCACCTCACCGCCGTTCCTGCTGGCCTGCCGCAAAGCTGGCCTGGTCCCGAAGGAGGTGGCCGACCTCTCCGCGCTGCGTGGGCTCGGCTCCACCGGCGCGCCGCTGCCGCCCGAGGGCTTCACCTGGGTGTACGAGGCCGTCGGGGACAACTTCCAGCTCCAGTCGCTCTCCGGCGGTACGGATGTCTGCACCGGCTTCGTCGGCGGCGTGCCGCTGCTGCCGGTGTACCCCGGGGAGATCGCCTGCCGTGCGCTGGGCACGAAGGTCGAGGCGCGTTCGGCCGACGGCAGCCCGGTCATCGGTGAGTTGGGCGAGCTGGTGATCACCGCGCCGATGCCGAGCATGCCGGTCGGGTTCTGGAACGACCAGGACGGCAAGCGCTACCGGGAGGCGTACTTCGACTTCTATCCGGGCGTGTGGCGGCACGGCGACTGGATCACCGTCAACTCCCGGGGCGGCTGCGTGATCACCGGCCGTTCGGACGCCACCCTCAACCGGGGCGGCGTCCGGCTCGGCACCGCCGAGTTCTACTCGGTGGTCGAGGGGCTGGACGAGGTCGTCGACTCGGTGGTGGTGCACCTGGAGGACGCCGACGGCGGTGCCGGCGAGCTGCTGCTCTTCGTGGTGCTCGGCGAGGGGCTGGAGCTGGACGACACGCTCCGGAAGAAGATCGCCCGCGAGCTGCGGACCGCGCTCTCCCCCCGGCACGTGCCCGACGAGATCCACCAGGTGCGGGCGGTGCCGCGCACGCTGTCGGCCAAGAAGCTGGAGGTGCCGGTGAAGAAGATCCTCACCGGTACGCCGGTGGACTCCGCCGCCGCCAAGGGGGCCCTGGTCAACCCGGAGTCGCTGACCGCGTTCGCCGCCTTCGCCCAGCGCCGCGCCACCGACGAAGACGCCACCGTCGGCTGA
- a CDS encoding helix-turn-helix domain-containing protein, with protein MSQTVTSSTMLRRQIGRKFEALRKSAGLTMEQAAERLDRARATLHRIESGAESVRFRKPDVEQMLRLYHASPEDAEVLLAMTAATRENKNWWHDYIGSGLPRWFQLYVGLEASAASIRQYEAELIPGLLQTRAYAEQVFRLPGGFGNHQDRAEHERALEARAQRQRLLTRFAPPQLDLMINEAVLRRVAGSPAIMNEQLRQIIKAAELPNVTLRIVPFSAGLHAGAMSGAFSILDFPRDSNGEALEPTITYLEAPTGAVYLDKPHETEVYNAIWSEMAGCALDEQESRDLIEHVEQEYRYA; from the coding sequence GTGTCACAGACGGTGACCAGTTCGACGATGCTGCGCCGACAGATCGGCCGGAAGTTCGAGGCGTTGCGCAAGTCAGCCGGACTGACCATGGAGCAGGCCGCCGAACGCCTCGACCGGGCTCGGGCAACGCTGCACCGCATCGAAAGCGGCGCGGAAAGCGTCCGGTTCCGCAAGCCGGACGTCGAGCAGATGCTCAGGCTCTATCACGCCTCCCCGGAGGACGCCGAGGTTCTGCTCGCCATGACCGCCGCCACACGGGAAAACAAGAACTGGTGGCACGACTACATTGGCTCGGGCCTGCCGCGCTGGTTCCAGCTCTACGTCGGCCTGGAAGCTTCCGCAGCCTCGATCCGCCAGTACGAGGCCGAGTTAATCCCCGGCCTGCTCCAGACCCGCGCGTACGCCGAACAGGTCTTCCGCCTACCCGGCGGCTTCGGCAACCATCAGGACAGGGCAGAGCACGAGCGCGCACTGGAGGCGCGGGCCCAGCGGCAGAGGCTCCTCACTCGCTTCGCTCCTCCACAACTCGATTTGATGATCAACGAAGCAGTGTTACGGAGAGTGGCGGGCAGCCCAGCGATCATGAACGAGCAACTTCGTCAGATCATCAAGGCGGCAGAACTACCAAACGTGACCCTGCGGATCGTGCCATTTTCAGCTGGACTACATGCCGGGGCGATGTCCGGAGCGTTCTCGATCTTGGACTTCCCCCGTGACAGCAACGGGGAAGCGCTGGAGCCGACCATCACCTACCTTGAAGCACCTACCGGCGCTGTCTACCTCGACAAGCCCCACGAGACGGAGGTCTACAACGCGATCTGGAGCGAGATGGCTGGCTGCGCCCTCGACGAGCAAGAATCCCGAGACCTCATCGAGCATGTTGAACAGGAGTACCGCTATGCCTGA
- the cofD gene encoding 2-phospho-L-lactate transferase, protein MRIVVLAGGIGGARFLLGVRAYAREVDAEVTAVVNVGDDLYLHGLKICPDLDSVLYTLGGGADPQRGWGRADETWTVKTELAAYGAEPTWFGLGDRDIATHLVRTNMVNGGYPLSAVTAALATRWQPGVRLLPATDDRLETHAVVDLDGGQQAVHFQEWWVRYRAEIPTHRFVFVGAESAKPAPGVLDALGAADLVLVAPSNPVVSIAPVLAVPGLREAVAATPGRVVGVSPIIGGAPVRGMADRCLAVLDVECSAAGVGRLYGGRRSGGLLDGWLVAPEDGGATVPEVAVRAVPLWMTDEATTAEMVRAAVELAGLA, encoded by the coding sequence ATGCGCATCGTGGTTCTGGCCGGTGGCATCGGGGGGGCCCGATTCCTGCTCGGCGTCCGGGCGTACGCCCGTGAGGTGGATGCCGAGGTGACCGCCGTGGTCAACGTCGGCGACGACCTCTACCTGCACGGGCTCAAGATCTGCCCGGATCTGGACAGCGTGCTCTACACCCTCGGTGGGGGCGCGGACCCCCAGCGCGGCTGGGGGCGGGCCGACGAGACCTGGACGGTGAAGACGGAACTCGCCGCGTACGGAGCGGAGCCGACCTGGTTCGGCCTCGGAGACCGGGACATCGCCACGCACCTGGTCCGCACCAACATGGTCAACGGCGGGTACCCGCTCTCCGCCGTCACCGCGGCGCTGGCCACCCGCTGGCAGCCGGGCGTACGCCTGCTGCCGGCGACCGACGACCGCCTGGAGACCCACGCGGTGGTCGACCTCGACGGCGGCCAACAGGCGGTCCACTTCCAGGAGTGGTGGGTGCGGTATCGGGCCGAGATCCCCACACACCGGTTCGTCTTCGTCGGCGCGGAGAGCGCGAAGCCGGCGCCCGGGGTCCTCGACGCGCTCGGTGCGGCCGACCTGGTGCTGGTCGCGCCGAGCAACCCGGTGGTGAGCATCGCACCGGTCCTGGCGGTACCGGGGCTGCGGGAGGCGGTGGCCGCCACCCCCGGACGGGTGGTCGGGGTCTCGCCGATCATCGGTGGCGCGCCGGTGCGCGGGATGGCCGACCGCTGTCTGGCCGTGCTCGACGTGGAGTGCAGCGCCGCCGGGGTGGGTCGCCTCTACGGCGGGCGACGCTCCGGCGGGCTGCTGGACGGCTGGCTGGTCGCCCCGGAGGACGGGGGCGCGACGGTTCCGGAGGTTGCGGTGCGGGCGGTGCCGTTGTGGATGACCGACGAGGCGACGACGGCGGAGATGGTCCGCGCCGCCGTGGAGTTGGCGGGGCTGGCATGA
- a CDS encoding DUF397 domain-containing protein produces MPDLKHANWRKSNRSGSGNCVEVADNLPDIVGVRDSKDLAGPVLTFTPGGWTTFIEGLKSRSIRS; encoded by the coding sequence ATGCCTGATCTGAAGCACGCAAACTGGCGCAAATCGAACCGCAGCGGCTCGGGCAATTGCGTCGAGGTCGCCGACAACCTGCCGGATATCGTCGGAGTCCGCGACAGCAAAGACCTTGCCGGTCCGGTTCTGACCTTCACGCCGGGCGGCTGGACCACTTTCATCGAAGGACTCAAGAGCCGCAGCATCCGCTCCTGA
- a CDS encoding ArsR/SmtB family transcription factor, with protein MLTIHFSREDVLRTRVAPSADPLWELVLSLHLLQERHADPLVNGWRRTVAARLRREEDADRLRLLLALNPPRGYFPDFLTPYQSVDGFEAGLDALRATSPELLRRDLTTLAGGRELPAPAAALARGEPEALHHLADSLQRYRSLALRPYWSRIQAAVEADRTRRARAMLDGGAEGLLESLRPAMRWESGVLEVPDYPASRELHLDGRGLLLVPSFFCARTPVALFDPTRPPVLVYPVDRLGALVPATGPSGGDGRTALAALLGRTRAAVLEASDAGLTTGEVARRLDISPAAVSQHTTVLRNAGLLVSHRDRNTVLHTLTPLGRAVLDG; from the coding sequence ATGCTGACAATTCACTTCTCCCGCGAGGACGTCCTCCGGACCCGGGTGGCGCCCTCGGCGGACCCGCTGTGGGAGCTGGTCCTCAGCCTGCACCTGTTGCAGGAGCGCCATGCCGACCCGCTGGTCAACGGGTGGCGGCGTACCGTCGCCGCCCGGTTGCGCCGGGAAGAGGACGCCGACCGGCTGCGTCTGCTGCTCGCCCTCAACCCACCGAGGGGCTACTTTCCCGACTTCCTGACGCCGTACCAGAGCGTCGACGGGTTCGAGGCCGGGCTGGACGCGCTCCGGGCCACCTCGCCGGAACTGCTCCGGCGGGACCTGACCACGCTGGCGGGCGGACGGGAGCTACCCGCCCCGGCCGCCGCGCTGGCCCGGGGTGAGCCGGAGGCGTTGCACCACCTCGCCGACTCGTTGCAGCGGTACCGGTCGTTGGCGCTGCGCCCGTACTGGAGCCGGATCCAGGCGGCGGTGGAGGCCGACCGTACCCGCCGGGCCCGGGCCATGCTCGACGGTGGCGCGGAGGGGCTGCTGGAGAGCCTGCGCCCGGCGATGCGCTGGGAGTCCGGGGTGCTGGAGGTGCCCGACTACCCGGCCAGCCGGGAGCTGCACCTCGACGGGCGCGGGCTGCTGCTGGTGCCTTCCTTCTTCTGTGCCCGGACCCCGGTCGCCCTCTTCGACCCGACCCGGCCGCCGGTGCTGGTCTACCCGGTGGACCGGCTCGGCGCGCTCGTCCCGGCGACCGGACCGAGCGGTGGCGACGGCCGGACGGCGCTCGCCGCCCTGCTCGGCCGGACCCGGGCGGCGGTGCTGGAGGCCAGCGACGCCGGGCTGACCACCGGCGAGGTGGCCCGACGCCTGGACATCTCCCCGGCCGCGGTCAGCCAGCACACCACCGTGCTGCGCAATGCCGGTCTGCTGGTCAGCCACCGGGACCGCAACACGGTCCTGCACACGCTGACCCCGCTCGGCCGCGCCGTGCTCGACGGCTGA
- a CDS encoding NUDIX hydrolase has translation MPDARDDTTAPRTDPTPSGDTVAALHADTTAVLTRWEPTSPAAAEARDRTLALLAAGPVAVTRAHRPGHVTASVLIVDATGERLLFCLHGKFKQWVQLGGHCEPTDRTLAGAALREATEESGIAGLRIDPVPIDVDIHPVPCQGGSFHHDVRFAVLAPPGAVERVSDESDALGWFPPDRLPTPRLGGVDQLLAPGLAALRRGLLRPAP, from the coding sequence ATGCCCGACGCCCGTGACGACACCACCGCCCCGCGCACCGACCCGACGCCGTCCGGCGACACCGTCGCCGCGCTGCACGCCGACACCACCGCGGTGCTGACCCGCTGGGAGCCGACCAGCCCGGCCGCCGCCGAGGCCCGCGACCGTACGCTCGCACTGCTCGCCGCCGGGCCGGTGGCGGTGACCCGGGCGCACCGCCCCGGTCACGTCACCGCGAGCGTGCTGATCGTCGACGCCACCGGCGAGCGGCTGCTGTTCTGCCTGCACGGCAAGTTCAAGCAGTGGGTGCAGCTCGGCGGGCACTGCGAGCCGACCGACCGGACGCTGGCCGGCGCCGCCCTGCGTGAGGCGACCGAGGAGTCCGGCATCGCCGGCCTGCGGATCGACCCCGTCCCGATCGACGTGGACATCCACCCGGTGCCCTGCCAGGGCGGCTCGTTCCACCACGACGTCCGGTTCGCGGTCCTCGCCCCGCCGGGCGCGGTGGAACGGGTCAGCGACGAGTCCGACGCGCTGGGCTGGTTCCCCCCGGACCGGTTGCCCACCCCCCGGCTCGGCGGGGTCGACCAGCTCCTCGCCCCGGGACTGGCCGCGCTCAGACGTGGCCTTCTTCGCCCCGCTCCTTGA
- a CDS encoding TIGR03089 family protein yields the protein MADDIPRVFADAIAADPTRPLLTWYDDATGERTELSGATLANWVAKTANLLVDDVAAGPGSAAGVLLPPHWQTAAVLLGCWSAGLTVAGEPGPVDVLFAAADRVAEADAWSAGERYALALAPFALPLREVPAGFADYVVEVRVHGDHFSPYAGGGAELVGHAAQRAADLGLTAGDRVLVDAARHPDPVDWLLAPLSVGASVVLCGNLDPTRVESRTASEKVTRSLA from the coding sequence ATGGCCGATGACATTCCCCGGGTCTTCGCCGACGCGATCGCGGCCGACCCGACCCGACCCCTGCTGACCTGGTACGACGACGCCACCGGGGAACGCACCGAACTCTCCGGGGCGACGCTGGCGAACTGGGTGGCGAAGACCGCCAACCTGCTCGTCGACGACGTAGCCGCCGGCCCCGGCAGCGCTGCCGGCGTGTTGCTCCCCCCGCACTGGCAGACCGCCGCCGTGCTGCTCGGCTGCTGGTCGGCAGGATTGACGGTGGCCGGGGAGCCGGGGCCGGTGGACGTGCTCTTCGCCGCCGCCGACCGGGTCGCCGAGGCGGACGCCTGGTCGGCCGGGGAGCGCTACGCGCTGGCGCTCGCCCCGTTCGCCCTGCCGCTGCGCGAGGTGCCGGCCGGCTTCGCCGACTACGTGGTCGAGGTCCGCGTCCACGGCGACCACTTCTCCCCGTACGCCGGGGGTGGTGCCGAGCTGGTCGGCCACGCGGCGCAGCGGGCGGCGGACCTCGGCCTCACCGCCGGTGACCGCGTGCTGGTCGACGCGGCCCGACACCCGGACCCGGTGGACTGGCTGCTCGCCCCGCTGAGCGTGGGGGCGAGCGTGGTGCTCTGCGGCAACCTCGACCCGACCCGCGTCGAGTCCCGGACGGCATCGGAGAAGGTCACCCGCTCGCTGGCCTGA
- a CDS encoding coenzyme F420-0:L-glutamate ligase, with translation MRLEILPVLGIGDVTAGDDLAALIATAAPWLRDGDVLVVTSKIVSKAEGRLVDVPADGPERLAARDEVLAAETARVVATRGATRIVQTHHGFVMASAGIDASNVEKTRLVLLPEDPDASARALRAALRERYDVDVAVIVSDTMGRPWRNGLTDVALGVAGLPAIRDHRGEIDPYGNELHLTQMAVVDELAGAGELIKGKCDQVPVAVVRGYLTGGGAADGPGARALVRDAEQDLFALGTAEARVAGMLAAATLADGPGPEPADPAAVRRAIDAVADSLAPGTVFTLVTDEEARAVLTAAVPGWPASATGLVLGEAAPPVSQPDLVRFGADTQRLRVALAAHGVPSLLLPPPADSTASAALAI, from the coding sequence ATGAGGTTGGAGATCCTGCCGGTGCTCGGGATCGGCGACGTGACCGCCGGCGACGACCTGGCCGCGTTGATCGCGACCGCCGCGCCGTGGTTGCGCGACGGCGACGTCCTCGTGGTGACCAGCAAGATCGTCTCGAAGGCGGAGGGCCGGCTGGTCGACGTCCCGGCGGACGGGCCGGAGCGGCTCGCCGCCCGGGACGAGGTGCTCGCCGCCGAGACCGCCCGGGTGGTGGCGACCCGGGGAGCCACCCGGATCGTGCAGACGCACCATGGGTTCGTGATGGCCTCGGCCGGCATCGACGCGTCCAACGTGGAGAAGACCCGGCTGGTGCTGCTCCCCGAGGACCCGGACGCCTCAGCCCGCGCGCTGCGCGCGGCCCTGCGGGAGCGGTACGACGTGGACGTCGCGGTGATCGTCAGCGACACCATGGGTCGCCCCTGGCGCAACGGCCTGACCGACGTGGCACTCGGTGTCGCCGGTCTGCCCGCCATCCGCGACCACCGGGGCGAGATCGACCCGTACGGCAACGAGCTGCACCTCACCCAGATGGCGGTGGTCGACGAGCTGGCCGGCGCGGGTGAGCTGATCAAGGGCAAGTGCGACCAGGTGCCGGTGGCGGTGGTGCGTGGCTACCTCACCGGCGGGGGCGCGGCGGACGGGCCGGGCGCACGGGCGCTGGTCCGGGACGCCGAGCAGGACCTCTTCGCGCTCGGTACGGCCGAGGCGAGGGTCGCCGGTATGCTCGCCGCCGCCACGCTGGCCGACGGCCCCGGCCCGGAGCCGGCCGACCCGGCCGCGGTGCGCCGGGCGATCGACGCGGTGGCCGACTCGCTCGCGCCCGGCACGGTCTTCACCCTGGTCACCGACGAGGAGGCGCGCGCCGTGCTGACGGCCGCCGTCCCCGGCTGGCCGGCGTCGGCGACCGGACTGGTCCTCGGCGAGGCGGCTCCCCCGGTCAGCCAGCCGGACCTGGTGCGGTTCGGCGCCGACACGCAGCGGCTGCGGGTCGCGCTGGCCGCCCACGGGGTGCCGTCGCTGCTGCTGCCGCCCCCGGCCGACAGCACCGCCAGCGCCGCCCTGGCGATCTGA